The DNA window TGGGAACTCACCAAACCATCAGCCCGGATATTTGACTTTACATAAAACCTGTTACCTTCGGCCAGCTTAGCTTGTGAAATATCCAGCTTAGCCAACTACAGGGAAAAGCAGAATGATCTTTGAGAACTCCCCTTCCCTGCTTTCAAGAATCATCTTGCCGCCATGCTCCACCACAATGCCGTGACTGATGGCAAGACCCAAGCCTGTGCCGCTTCCCGCCGGCTTGGTTGAAAAGAAGGGATTGACCACTTTATCAATTATATTTTCAGGGATTCCAGTCCCCTGATCATAAAAAGGCCTTTCATTCCTTTCCTCAAATTATTCCTGGATATTTGCGGAGTTATTTGCTTTCCGGCTGGAGAATCTTAAGGATCGTGCTTGAAAAATCTTCCAAACTATACGGTTTCTGTAAAAAACCACTGGCATCTACTTCCATGAGTTTACGTATATCTTCGTTAACCGAAAAACCTGAGGATACAAGAATTTTCACCTTCGGGTCTATTTCTCTGAGTCTGAAAAACGCTTCCTTGCCGTCCATGACCGGCATGTTCATATCCAGAATAACCAGATCTATTTCCGATTTTTTCTTGGTAAACAGGCTTACCGCCTCATCTCCATTGGCTGCAACTAGAACCTTGCAGCCGATTTCCTCAAGATAATCCGAGAGCATTTTAATGATAATTGTTTCATCGTCAACGATCAAAATGCCCTTTTCCAGTTTAAAATCCTTGTGGGTCAGAGTAAGCATGTCCTTCTTAAAGAAATTTTCCATGGCCGCTGGAAAATAGATTTTGAAAACCGTGCCTTTGCCGGTCTGGCTTTCAACAAGACAAAACCCTTTATGGCTCTTCACAATGCCGTAAACAATAGAAAGCCCCAGACCGGTGCCTTTGCCGAATTCCTTGGAAGTAAAAAAAGGTTCAAAAATTCTCGGCAATATTTCCTTATCGATTCCTGTGCCGTCATCTTCAACAGTTATTTTCAGATACCTTCCCGGTTTAACTTCTGTAAATCTTTTTGCAGCATCAACATCAATCAGTTCGATGGCCGATGAAATTTTTATTGTTCCTCCCGCCGGCAAGGCATCCCGGGCATTGACGAGCAGATTCATCAAAACCTGTTCTATTTGGGCGGCATCGCCCATGACCAGCGGCAAGGGATCCGTCAGCTCCAGTTCTATGACGATCAGCTTGCTGATGGTTTTCTTAAAAAGCGATATGATATTTCTCGCACATTCGTTGAGATCAACCGGTTGCGAACCAGTTAAGTTTCTACTTGAAAATGTCAGCAGTTGTTTGGTGAGGTCTGCGGCCCTGAAACCGGCTTTTTCAACCATGTCCAGAACCTTATACTCTTCATCATCCTCGGAAAATTTTTTCTTGATAAGGGCGATGTGGCCAATCATTCCGCAAAGGATATTATTAAAATCATGGGCAACCCCACCGGCAAGGGTACCCACTGCAGTCAGTTTTTCCGCTTCAAAAAGCTGTCGTTGTGTTTTCTGCAATTCCGCCATCTGCAAATGGAGATTCCGGTATAATTCTATGTTTTCAAGAGCAATTGAAAAATTGTTTGCCAGAATGCCCAGAACATCGCCATCTTCGCCGAAAAAATCACCGTCCTGCTTGTTTATAAGCAAAACCGCGCCAACAAGTTTCTTTTCCCTGACCATCCACACCACGAGCATATTTTCAACAGGCAAGCCACCCAGAACATCTGCAAAAGGCCAGCCGGCAACAGGCCTGGCATTTAAGACAACATTATCCATACCATATTCTTGACAGACCGCGACAACACTGCTCGGGCTGACTTCCAATTCGGCCGGGGAATCAGACGCATCGCTGGAGAGATATAATGCTGCCTGGGGCA is part of the Pseudomonadota bacterium genome and encodes:
- a CDS encoding response regulator, which gives rise to MKKIIFLSFALIFALFSIGAGITVYNLFTTTSNLRKLIDMHEIEDIRQELSYNVQKIQSFTYSPDADFSKRLDEIINHAININESVAQCHSCHHKPEIRAEIDHAEKLIYEFQQRLSYLITTAGQGNWRDENSKQVAELSEQILFEVEAMVNSAAATLQQRTNAAMLRIDRSYNILAFSLLATFFLAIIVARYLMHRITVPIDELLTATTKISTGDFGYQARPRQGDEFYELINTFNEMSRSLAIKEEEIRKHLERLTSINQGTIKLHSASGCENARKEVLACIESLFNVKQKGMIIIRDDLPQAALYLSSDASDSPAELEVSPSSVVAVCQEYGMDNVVLNARPVAGWPFADVLGGLPVENMLVVWMVREKKLVGAVLLINKQDGDFFGEDGDVLGILANNFSIALENIELYRNLHLQMAELQKTQRQLFEAEKLTAVGTLAGGVAHDFNNILCGMIGHIALIKKKFSEDDEEYKVLDMVEKAGFRAADLTKQLLTFSSRNLTGSQPVDLNECARNIISLFKKTISKLIVIELELTDPLPLVMGDAAQIEQVLMNLLVNARDALPAGGTIKISSAIELIDVDAAKRFTEVKPGRYLKITVEDDGTGIDKEILPRIFEPFFTSKEFGKGTGLGLSIVYGIVKSHKGFCLVESQTGKGTVFKIYFPAAMENFFKKDMLTLTHKDFKLEKGILIVDDETIIIKMLSDYLEEIGCKVLVAANGDEAVSLFTKKKSEIDLVILDMNMPVMDGKEAFFRLREIDPKVKILVSSGFSVNEDIRKLMEVDASGFLQKPYSLEDFSSTILKILQPESK